DNA sequence from the Colletotrichum higginsianum IMI 349063 chromosome 10, whole genome shotgun sequence genome:
GCGTGCCGAATGTTCCGGTTTCTAGTGTTATGTGCATTCTTTTGGACTTGAAGGCGTCGTCGGTGAGTATGTCCTCGTTGATTGTGTACCGAGACATGTCGGCTTCTCCGAGACTTGGAATTCGCCGTTTGGTTAGAGTCATCTCGAGCATAAGGACTGTCTCAGTTCTGGGATCGACATTCCGGCCACTGCGCCACCAGCGCTTGTCTTCGTCGCTCTGCTGCTTATTCGCCCCGATGCCAAGAAGTTTCCAGTCGAACTCGGCAGCAATCCAGACATTAAGCTCGGCCCGGCAAATAAGCTGGCAGTGAGGGGTAGTTTAGTTAGTTCAAGTGAAAGATTCCACGGATCTTGTAGATGCGATTGGGAACCTCACCTTTCCACTGCCGTCTTCACCAAAAGTGATTATGTTCTCGTTTTTCGAGTCCCAGTGCCAATCATAACCGCACAAGACCGATAAATCGGTTTCACTCATGATTGATGCTGTAGGACTGTTCTGTCTTTGTTTGCGGAGGGCTACAGACAATAGCCAGCCTTCCCTCGTCCGTTTCAGACAAGGGCGAGGATAATGTCCAAGCGGCTAGTCGTTCAGCGTCGATTTTTTGAAAGAATTCAAAAGTTGATTTCGATAAGCACCTACCGTGTAGTAAATGAAGAATGAACAGTGGTTGGTCTCTCTAAGGTCTATTCTAAACGGAGGACTCGATTGGAATATTGCCGAGTCGGGTCACGTGATGCAGCATGTGGCTCGTGCTATCAAACGTGGCTGAACAGGCAATTCTGCTTCACGACACTAATACAACGTAATACAATGCGACCTTAAGTCGGTCTCTCCGTTAAGAAACTGTCTGACTTTATTTATATTTCTTGGAATGCTTCAGTACTAATCAAGGATCAGTGAGGCACTTGGAACCCGCTCTCCGATTGGGACTAGAATTGGAGATgaggccatctcggccgcggGTCCCGCGGTTGAGAGGATGGGAAACCAGGCAAGTAAGAAGCGGCTTCTAAAAATAAGTCAGCGAAGAGCTGCTCAATACATCACAAAGCCTAGTTTAGCAGTAGCCTTCTTGCAGTGCGGAGTAAAGGCGGACTAAGAGCGGAGATGAGGTTATCTTGCGGCCGCGGGACGCGCGGCTAAGAGAATGGTGAGGAGAAAAAGCAAGCAACACATTGTAAGAAGCCACACAATAGTTAACCATGTACTGAGCGGAGTTTAATAGTAGATTCTCTCAATATGCGGATTAAGAAGGGATCAACAGCGGAGGTGAGGCTATCGTTCGCCGCGGGACCCACGCACGAGAGGataaaaaagaaaagaaaggtGCGAACTTAGAATGAATCAGGTAGTATTTCAGCTCATCCAAACCCTCAATTCACAGTATTCCTGATCTAGATTACCCTGATAGCATTGCGCCTTCTGCTTACGATAGGCTTACCTTGGTAACCCAATTTGCTCATCATGATTTGGAAAGGGGACCAAGTATATTGCTAATAATAGGATCCACGAGTAGCTAACACATGGGAGATTCCAAGTGCTAAAGGCATGGTTACTTATATGGCTCATCTAATTTTCAGGCTTCTGGCCATACCCCTGGCTATGTATGTATCTGTACATCTACCTGTTTGTTAGGACGGGCATGGTCTGGTGCTAACCCATACCTACATCTTGTATGTTTGTAAGTACCTTTTAGGCTTCTTCTACAGACAGGGAGGGGCATTTCAACATGTGGATGGATAATTTCATTCTGATGATGGTGTTCTCCGGCACACTTGGCAAATTTGTATGACACTGACAGTGAAGAAAATTGCAAACATTTAAGAATTGAGGACTTTCCAAGCACAGAATCATGACCTTTTCTCTTCTCACACACTCACCGCACGCCTTTCACTCATAATCTTAGTCCCCGTCACTCCTTTATCTTGGCCTATTGCCTTATTGCATTCACTTTAGTTTGCCTCCTGAATCCCATACATTCCTTTCCAAAATCCGTGTCTACTCTGAGATCCGTTGTCAAAATGAGGGTTCTTGCTATTTACAAGCTTGCTTGCCTGCTCTTGACGTCTCAGGCGCTGGCATTGCCCGTGGAAAACAGCCTCGAAAAACGCGCCCAGAATATTATCATTGGGTATAGGACCGTCAGCGAAGTAAGGCTACACGCATCTGTAGACACTCCCATACAAAAGGCGCATGTTCTAACATGAGAACCTAGACCCAAGCAGCCCGATACAACAGAGCTGGCACCCTTACCGATGATGGGAATCTGATTGGGACTCAAATTGGTTCGGGCGTGTACACGACCCCTATGCGAGGTGGTTGGCCGGGAACCTCAAGTAGCTGGTAAGTCCTACGGCTCTACTATGAATTCTTCGGCGACTGACTGACAAACCTCAGGTACTGTGTCATCATGGCGGACTCGGCTGCAATGGACAAGGTCTACAAGGCCAGAATCCCCGAGACATTCAGAGATAAGTCTATTTGGTTTCGGGGGGGTGCAACTGTCGATGCCTACATCAAGCTTGTTGCGCCTGCTGCCAACCCGAAAAAGACAATTGGTATTTCCAAGATCTCCGGTAAGGAGGACGACCTTCAAATGGTTATTCCTCCCGGTCTTCTGAACTCCAACAGGGGTGGCTTGGGCATCACTGCTGCATGCAGGGAGACTATAGACGAGCTACCTGCAGTCATCGTCGACTACGACGATTGGGTCAAGGTTTTCGGGTCGCCTTGATTGACAACCCGGACTTGGGTGAATTACGGAGCACCTCCCTCAATCGATTCTAGGCTCAAGGGCGGTGGTCCAGCGATAACAGAGAATCTAGCTGGAAAAGACTTGGACTTAAAAGTATGAAGGGGCACGGTTTCATAATCTGCGGAGGTTGTACATCTTGTTTTCCTCCTTTTTAATCAGTCTGGACGTCAAACAATCATACAAAAAACAGCTAGAGTAAAAGGTACTAGTCACGCGAGTATACACAGGAAGAACAGTAATGACAAGCCATGTTCATTAAGCCATCCCTTGGAACCTTTGGCTGGTGATAGTAGCAATTTGACTCAGGGCTGAGAAGTAGTTAGACTATAGATCTAAGTTCCAAATAACGGGAATTGCTGGCTAAGGCAGCCAGGAACCTTCTTTGTTATGTACCCTTTCTACCTAATGTCTCTAAGTGTAATTCTCGCCAGTGAAGATTGTTTAGTAGCGCAGGTCACCTTCTATGCGTGTTCTATGTTTGACAGACTGGCTCGGTATCAGCTGCGCACAGAACTGGTCCCTAAATAGGAGCTATGATGGTTGCTCTGCCTGGAATGGCAACGTCTTGCAAAGCCGATTTTTCTAGGGCCAGCAGGAGATGATTTGTGCGAACCAGCAACTCTGATGTCATTGTCAGCTATTTCGGTTTCGGGATAACTTaaaaagggggggagctGGGTTGAACTTACCCTCGTAATGAAGAGAATACGCGACAGGCGGATCCTCGTCCAAGCCATGGTAAGGCGGTAGACGCTCTAGGGTTACCTCGGTGACTCGAAGTTTCAAACCCACAGTCCTTGCAGCATCAGTCCACAAGATTGTGTTCTGATCATTACTCCTACCAGCCGGACAAATGCCGCTGCTGGCCGCTGCCTCGGCCAGCCAATTCCTCCACACGCGCACCACGCCATGTGTGATGTTACTGTAGCTAGAGAGAAGACTGGGGATTGAACCAGACTTGATCAGGCTCGTAGTGGTGCAGAGCTGGGAGAACAGCTCTCCATCGTCCAGGATGAGCTCTTGGGTGACTGGTTCGTCGCCGATCTCTTGCTCGATGGGGGCGCCAGGCAGACGTCGGCCGAAAATCCTCCACATGCGCCGCGTCTCCTCGGAAACAACAGGACGGAAGTGCGAGTAGAGCTGAGAGAGGTCCCGGAGATCCATATCTTGTTCACCGGTCCGCGTGTGATTCGGGAAGCTGAGTCCCAGGAAGCGACATGTCATGGTCGGCGTCGACTGCTTGGCGACAGGATGATAGCTCTCTAGAACCATGTCGTGGCCTTCCATCTTGACAGtatggaggaggcggtgTTGCAGGATGGTTGTCGCTGTGGCATCGAAGcggcggtcgacgagggtcAATGGGAGCAGCTCGCGAGAATTGATAGTGGATAGGACAGCGATGAGGAGCTAGCGGAAGAGGACACAGTCAGATCGGACAAGACAGCAAGGCGGGAGATGCGGTGGTCCCAGGAGGAGGTTGCTCACCTCGTTCGGTAACGAGTCTATTGGAGATTTGATGGCAGACATGTTGGTGACGTAGTCAACGCGGTAGGGGTAGATAGGTTGGAGGAAACGTATGCTCTGTGCCGATTAGAAACACCGGTACAGGCCCTCGATTAGGTGCCGAGGACGGTCATATTTAAAGAACCCGGTGACGAGACCAAAGAAACAACGAAGGGGCAGGAAGTGTGCGGCGGTCTAAGAGGTGTGTGGACGGAGAGAAGTCGGAGTCGATCAGCACGAGATGGTGGTGCAGCGTATCCGTAGACCGCAAGCGCTAAAATAGATGGCGAATGCCAGGGCTGAATGCCAGGGGCTAGCTGCCAGATGGTCAGGCAATGGCCAATCGACGTGGCCCTTGCCGGTACAAAGGGCGCCGCCTGTTTGGATGGGACACGATGATAAGATGTGTCTGCTGCGTAAACTGTGTGGTGGCGCGATCGGGCTGATCCAATGCTCGTGCTTAGATGCAAAGTTCATCAACGTCTGCTTCGTACGGTGGCCGGTGCAAGGTTGATGGGCGCGGGAATCGAAAGCGAAGTGGGTGCGGTGACATGTCGGGCAGAAGTTGGATGATTCAGTTGCCAGGGTTCAACGGCGAGAGTGGAGCATGACCGGGCCGTTACGGGTCTGATCATTGTCATTGCCGGTGCGGAATATCCGGCCAATAACCAATGCCTCCTTAGCGGGCTCATGGTGTGGCTTGCTGGATGGAGCAACGCCTTGCCATAGGCTTGTCATTCCACTGTGGCTTTGCATTTTCACTCAGCCACGACGTGGTAGGTCGTCGTGGTGAAGATTCCCCAACGCAAAACTGCAAGTCAAGAATCATGACTTTGCTGCCGACAAACAAAGATTGCCTTTCGACAATGTGCTCGACAGTCGCATCAGAGCTCAGTGCTCCCTGTCGTTTCTTCCCAGATTCCAGCTTCGCCTTTTGGCTGCCGTGTTTTTCCGACCGCTCCGGAtaacatcatcatcaccccATCCCAAGCCGTCTTACGAGCAGCGAGCCTCCCCCGAGTCAGAACCCACTTCTGACGGGCCGAAACAACAGGCGGTGGGAGCATCGCCCTCGGGATTCGTCCTGTCTTCGCAGTTCTAGCCCAGCCTTCCCGGCCTCACAGTCTGACACCACgagcagccagccagcctgTCGTTTCGCTCCTTATTCTTCCTCTCCGAGTTTTCAGCGAAGATTCGCTCGCCAAAGCCCCTTCTCGAACACGGGTTCCCACAACACTTATCCATGCTCCCCGTCGTAGTTCCCTGCCCGACCCGCCCGCGAAACCAACGCTCGTGGTGTGACAATGCCGTTACCCACAGCGATCGGAACCCATGTGAGCTGTCGATTCTAAATTGCGGCACTTGTATGCAAGAAAATCCCCAAAGTGCATGCGCTTGTTCGTTTCTTGTTGTCATCATACTCATGCGCCAGCGACTCGAACCAGGAATCCTTGGACTAGAAAAAACCTCTGCCCGGCCAATCTCTGTCATTACATCTCGCACGCACTCACCCTGACGTGCCTGTCACCAACGTCATGCCCCTTTCCCACTCGTCTGTATCTTCGAGACCGGTAGCAAGACCACTCCATTTGGACTCATGAAGCAAAGGTCTGCGGCTCGAGTATAACCCGCAGTCAGTACCAAAATGGCGCGCTGCTGAAGGATCCGATGATCCGAACGTCAACCTAGATGCTGAGGTCCGTTGCATTCACGCGCCAGGGGACTCGGCGGCCCGGGACACGCTGCCTATCGGTCGCGGGCCCGCCGGTTCCTCACGGAGCACGCCGGAGCCCCACCCATTACCGCCCGGCCGCGTATCCGTATTCGGCGATTCTGAAGAAACCAGACGACCGAtcccgtcggccgccggcttTTGGCAAGTCAGCCAACTTTGCCTAGACCCACCTTGAGGGGCCGGATCGGTTTCAGCGGCTTTGGCTTCCGTGCTGAACAACCGGTCGTTCTGGGTTTGATGACCCCCTCACACATCCAGGTCTGGCCACGAGATCAAGACGTGCTCTCATGTAACGAAATCACTTTGCTCCCCCGAAGTGTTTTGAAAACTGTTCCAGACCCAAAACTTtcgtccttggccagcttggccAGTGTGATTTAAGAGGTCCACGTTTGGGCTCGCCACACTCAACGCTTTCCCTTGGCGCCCGTGTTCTGCAAGATTGACATGGTCAATGAGTAAGCAATCTGCGACAGACGAACGCAGGCCAAGAACTGAGCCACCGCATGTATGTGACTTTTCCCACCAATTGGGCTAACTAGACCAACCGGTGAGGTTTATTGCACAACTATTCTCGGAAAACCTTGGGTTCAATGGGACTTATCAACATCGTCGTATCTCCATAGTTGGCTCTCATCTACACCTGCCTCAAATTGAATAATAGACATCAGTATGCCATGAGCTCGTCACCTTGCGCAAGACGAGTTCGGTACGACCATGGCGTCGGTTCGGTGGACAACAATCTATGCCGAAGCCTCGGACAACTATGTGCAAGACGTTGCTCTGGTATAACTGATCGCATTCTGAAAAGAGAAGGTATATGGAGCCAGACACATGTCACGGTATGGCGGCTCAGTAAGCACGCGAACGATGCGGGTCAGGCGGAGCGGGCCGATGGAACCATTACTCCTTCTCATGCTCCAACTAAGGGCCTGGAACGGCGCGAAGTTCGATACAGCCTCTCTTCAATAGAAACAGTCTCTGTGGTGGGCAGTGGGAAAGCGAAACTTACTCAGCTGCCGCTGAACGATTGGTTCATGCCAAGATGCCCAAGACTCCTGTGATCCAGAGCATTGAGTCTTGCCAGTGGAGAAAAAAATCAAGTATAAATGACACGATCATGACCTCGGAAGGCTATGTTTTGCATTAGAAGCAACAACATCTATCATAGCAAGGGAACAGCCCAGTGTTCCAACTTATCTTAGCCACCTCACGCAAAGTACTTCCTGCCGTCACAATGGTGTCCAAGTTGCTTAGCGTCATAACCGCCTCtctggccttcttcgccgcgtCCTCAGCCTATGTGGTGCctctcgagggcgaggacggcatctACGTCGTCCGCAccgacggcaccggcgccgaggtccacACCAAGATCGCCGACATCGACCTCtccctcgccaacgccaccgccgccgccactgacgccgagggccttgagAAGCGAGCCGTCGCCTGGCCCAGCGGCACCTATCCCGTCTGCGTCAGCCTCCAGTGGATCGGCCAGTGGGACTTCTacaacggcggcgcctggCAGTACTTCTACAACGGCTgcctggaggagggcggccggCGGTTTTACAACGGCGAGTCGCTCTACAGCCGTTacggcaccgccgtcgcgTACATGTGCTCGTACTCCCCCAGCGGCAACCCTTGCAGCGTCGGGGAGTGGGTGGACGCCGTGAACTGGATTGCCGGCACCTGCTCCGCACGAGGCAACGGATACATGGAGTCCGGTAAGTCTCCTCTCATTGATTTTGTCAAGCTTCGAGATTCCAGGCTGACATTTGACAGCGTACCTGAGCATTCCTGGCTGGAAAAAGGTAAGAACAGGCATTTCACCTAAAACCGCTTCAGAATCCTGGCTGACTCGTTAATCTAGGCATACGGATACACTACTGCTGGTTCCGGGTTCTGCTCTTGAAGAAACCAACCATGAGTTCTCCAGATGAACAACGGGACACAGTCTTGTAGCTACAACACTGATCAGCCATGTAGttggagaagatgaagactGAGGGTTGAGTACGAGGAGTACGAGTGGCATTTGATATTTTCTGAGGTGGTCAGTTGGTTGAGAAGGGTGCAGAACGGAATTGCTGGAACCCTTGTCTTCGATTGCTACTAGAAGTCGTTGGCATCTTTATCTCGAGGACCGATCGATCAATACCATTGTCATCTGTTTTGCTGATCCATGTTAGAAGGAACGAGCCAAAGCTAGATACACTGCTCCGGATCAATAAGTTGACTGCCATACAATACAGCCGGGTGctccgtcatcgacgagccGAAAGGAGTTGCACCCCCCCTCAGGTCGCGTTCATCAAGAAAAGCCGGCCGGCCGACCCAGAGTAGCCTAGACCAATTTTCAATCCTAAATAATTGCCGAGCGGCCTAAAGTAGACAGTCTGACAGCCACGTGATTACGTGGCCCCCAACCCCAACGATGGACAACGGCCGCTGAGGCTGACGCCAAAGGACGTCAaaccaacaccaacaagcAAGGCAAACTACTCGGTCTTTAATTCTGTATGAACACTCGGTTTCTGCGTTCAATTCAAGGCTTTGGCATTATCTACGacagccagtcagtcagaGTCTTCATCACAACCCTGACCCAATGGCCTCTCTCAACCCTTCTCCTGCATTCTGGAAACCAGCGGCCCTTCCGCTCTTCACaggcctcctcgccctcctcggcgccgccgacggggtCTTCAATCTCGTCAAACCCGACGGCGGGGCTGCGACATTTGGGCTCgtcccgccgcgccgagacTCGGTAACGCCCGCCCAGTTTGACGCCTTCCACCATGCCCTagtcaaggtcaaggggGCTAGGAACCTACACATGTCCTCCTGCATCCTGGCTCTGGTCCTCTATGGGAATTTCTCCGACGTCTGCCGCGCGTCGCCGGTAGCTGCCGCGGCGGTCCGCCGCTGCGTCGGTATCGTTTT
Encoded proteins:
- a CDS encoding F-box domain-containing protein, coding for MSAIKSPIDSLPNELLIAVLSTINSRELLPLTLVDRRFDATATTILQHRLLHTVKMEGHDMVLESYHPVAKQSTPTMTCRFLGLSFPNHTRTGEQDMDLRDLSQLYSHFRPVVSEETRRMWRIFGRRLPGAPIEQEIGDEPVTQELILDDGELFSQLCTTTSLIKSGSIPSLLSSYSNITHGVVRVWRNWLAEAAASSGICPAGRSNDQNTILWTDAARTVGLKLRVTEVTLERLPPYHGLDEDPPVAYSLHYEELLVRTNHLLLALEKSALQDVAIPGRATIIAPI